CTTCCTGAATTGCCAGCTCTGCTTCAAGTTGAGCTTTCTGTGCttcgatcttagcttacaattGAGCTTTCTCTTTCAGCTGCTTTACTTTCAGTTTAGCTAGATCAGCTTCCCTAGCTGCTGCTCTTGCACGTTCTCGAGACACAGGTGAAGTCGTTTTGCTGCTACATTTCTTGCTCGGTCGGCCAAAGCTGGTGATTGAAGAGTTGTTGTTTCCTTCTGTCCGAACCTTAGGTGCTTTTGAGACCATTTCACCAGAGTGTGAATTGACTTCATCATAATCAACAGTTCTACAAATTAGTTCCTCAACAAGTGCTTGGGACTCCAATAACTAGGTATCTGCTTCCTGCAGCTCCTCATCGTCATCACGCAAAGCTTGAAATTCTCTGTGATTTTCGATCAATTGTTCCCACGCTCGATTGAGTTCAGTACATGCAAGCTCAATTAACGTACGGTCTTTCCGTTCCTTCAGGTACTTCTTTATAATATTCATCTTCCGCGTCAAATTCGCTCGCATCGATTTTCTTCTGTTCTTGATTGTCTGGAACTTGTTTTGACCGGGAACTTCGGTGTAATCGCTCAAATACCGCGGCAGTTCCCTTTCACGTTTCACGATTCCACTTTGCTCGTCCACATCTGACACTTCCACATGCGATTTCGCCGATTTCTCCGCCATGCTTCGATTCTGCGGCTGTATAATCTAAACACCCATCTGATTCTCCTGCATCCGGCGCTCGAAGGACCACTATGGATATTCTAGGGCGCGAGAAATTCTGTTCGAAAGCCCGGTTTAATATGCAAAAACTACAGTACTTCCATGTGCTAACAAATCTCTCTTTATTCAACTAGATCTAGTCTCCACACGGGGATAGCGCCTGGCgcttacaaacaaacaagttcagGTTGATCGCGTGTCCAACAAGGATTTGTAGTACTTTTACAGCAATGACTATGGCTACAATGAGTTTGCACGACGCATACTGAACAAGACTCAGGTTGGGCTCGCGAGGGAAACCATGTGGACGAAACGTTGGTTCTTAATGACAAGGAAACAACGAAGAACTAAGAGAAAGTCCACACTGGAATAATCATACGCGGGacaaactttctttcttttaccAACCAGTTTTTCAGGAGAAGTAGGTGTTTATCCTTACACTGAAGCACAATTCATTGAGCGTAACATTATTTTCCTCTCATGCAGCTATCTAAGagcaaaaatcttaacacaacTTTTATAATTTCCACGCGAGGCAGCTGCAAAACGATGGTTATCTTGTCTTGGTGCTCCTTATTCTTTTTACCAATTACATTGGTAAAAAGAATAAGGAGTATTTGTTAGGGTTTGAAGATGTCTGCAGCAGCTTACAGGTTTATTCTATGATAATTGTGTAATCTTGATTTATCTGTCGCATACACAAATTTTGGTACTGGTGAGGTGATGCAATTGTATGATATGGCCGGTGTCTTTTATGCACATATTGTCGGTCTTGTGATCAGCTTTGCGGTGTGATCTAATATAGGATTAGGGTTAGGTagatcaagagtgaattagatataaagagtgttgatctatcactttgcggtctcgccccagcacagtcacaaatgaacaaagttatttttagatatactttgcgcgcgaaacaaacaaagggccgctaattttaaccaatcagaagaagccatgtcacgcgtgactgcttctgtcatgtttttttttttttcagggacatgacaactgactTTCGCGGGAACAggtattttaaaaatagactcatttttgactgtgctggggagcccacccatgccataacaacactcttatctaattcactcttggagCTTAACGTGCCCTTGCTATAGATAGTTATCCTTCCAGTCAGAACAGTGCATAATGTATAGCGCGATCTATTATTAATCCTTGCATACGGCCGGGACCTCTGAAATttcaattgaccaatcagcattcagcggGCGGGAAAAACTTTACTGTCCTGACGTCACAGCAATAGTGTgctctctgattggttagatgcaaaatattgaaaaattgCAGTTGATCTTCGATATCGAAGTTCAGTTCTATCGATCTTCTCTTTCACTAATTTATATACATGGCATGGATTTTAGATCATATTGCAACAGCTTACGGTGAATATTTGCCATAATATGGATTAGGTCAATAGAGCggatttaagattttattcaagCTGGAAGACTTCGCCAACAGGACTCGGCTTCGAAGGAGTTTGTTGAAACTTTCCTCCAGTCCAAAGTACATTTGTACGAAAAACTTCAGATTTTTCCCTCTCTCCTTAGCAACAAAAATAAATCGGTGGCCTCCTTGCAGTTTAGAGACGGTTTTGGTTGGTGAAAGTTCGGTTATGTTTATACAAATTACCGCTACAAGAAAATGAATGTTCACACGAAAGCCATTTAAATCGGGGAGCTTTTCTCTCTGGGGCCCACATCGGCAACCCACAAAGGatattaaaaacgaaaaactaCAACAAATACTGTagcaacaaattaaaaatttgaaacatttttgggTTTTAAACTTTAAGTTTGGCGCCAAAACCGGGTAACCCGCGTCCGGCAACTCGCTGGCTTGTTTTCACCAGGTAAGATTTTAGCTGTGAAATTATACACAAAATAGCTCGTTCTTCGTCGAACTTTACCCAGAAATCTCTAACTAAGTATTAAAATAGAtcaaaaaaattttaatattgGCTTTATATTTGTTCACCTTgggaaaaagtaagaaaaaatacccttgaTCTGCTCGTTTCGAGTGGCATTTCTTGCAGCAAAACAAACTACCTCATTTAGGCACACATAAAACGTACCACTTACGGTTGACAGTCAAGTCTTGACTGCCGCTTGTACCGCGGGTGCAACCACCGTAAGCAAGGATTTAGCATATAGGTGAGCTGAGATAAAATATCAACATTAAGGCTTCGCTTCCCTGTAAAAAGtgttatttgctgtttttatACTAGAGGCGCATATTCCGTCAAGACGAATTATGACAATTATGCGTCTCTTATATTAtgcgtctagtgtaaagacgggacgaactatataagACACacaattcgtctgggacgaacttggggaaacattttttctgcttgTATTAAATTcatctagtgtaaagacggacACAAGACCCAAAATAacgcgtctggacgaactatccagtttCGTGTTTATTCAAAGATGCACTTAATTATAAGtggatacttcgtccagacgcataatgcgtcctGTGTCCGTCTTTAGACTAGAGGAAGTTAAGAGATGCataaaaatgtttgcccaagtacGTCCCAGAAGAATTATGTGTCTTATAAAGTTCGTCCcgcgtctttacactagaccgATAAcgtgagagacgcataattcctCTAGACGGATTATGTGTCATTATTTTGTCGATTTCAGGTTTTCGTTGTTCTAGACGGTATCAATAACCGGCTAGTAACATCCAAGGGATGCGAGATGGGAAGAAGTACGTTTCAAAAAAGTACGAATCTTGAATAGGGGTAGAACGGCCCGttaatgaaaaaagaagaaCCCCACAACAAGAAAGAACTGGACTGAACAACAGCATAAAGCAGCCTTTAAGAAAATTGTCAATAGAACAGAAAAATCTGATCAACAAAATGTCCTTTTAAGCACTTTTTCAACATCTTAAAGTAGCGTCATATTTtttattgaaatgaaaatgtACTATTTCGGACTCTCAATTTAAATATCTTGTCTTGGCTCAGAATTTGTTTGGTATTCAGTCTTACTTTTGGCCTTTAACTTAGATccattgtttaatatttttcttttaaagaacAACAAAAGTCTAACCGGATCAACTCGGATTGCTCATCTCGGATCGACGTAAAAAAGTGATAAGGCCTCGAGAAATCACCCCGCGTAGCCACaatctttaagctaaccttggtgaaatcGGGGCAAACGTCGAACATTTTTGATTCACAAAACCGTTTTTAGCTCTCTTCCCTCGGAGGTGAGCAATCCaagttgatccggtccgacttttgtacTTTCCCTTTATAAAACTTCTCATAGGTTGAGGCGAGATGTACGATTACACCAGAAAAGTAAACGACATCACACGTATTTTGCGACTACTTCCGGATATGCGGTATATTCTGAAGATTCGTAAGTCACTGATCTCCGATAGTTCGTAAGAAATCGTCTGCAAAAAAATAAGAAGCCGTCTGATTACAACCCATTGTCAAATTAATTGTTAGATTTAGCTCAGCTTTCAAATTAATTCAAGAATTTTCACACTGGCATATTTCGGTTCCTGATGTGTCATTAAGGCTGGTGAATGTCAGTTTTTATTTGCGCAGCGGTGGGAGTGGATTTTTAGTACAGAAACTACTAAAACAAATAGGGGGtccaaaattacaaaaaatgagATCGCCATTTATTACAAACACCTGCAAAACAGCCTCTCTtttatccaaaagaaaatttcctGGGATGCCAACGGAATCAATTACACACTCGCAATTGACATAAtttgaacaattatttgttCATCGTAGGAACTTCGGATAGTTTAAATATTACGTTAAAAAGGGATGCATTTTGCTGATGTATGCTGCCAGAGTAATGCTGTTCTTAATTATAAGcatttgtttcaagaaaaagtCCGAACAACACAGCTTTTATTTGATGCAAAGATTGCATATGTTTTACAATTTGCACTTGGTTTAGTAAAATTGAAACTTGGGGTTTCTTGGGCGTCCACGTAACTATTAAAATGAGCATATGTTAGACGTTTGATTACTGAAACACTGTTatcttaagtaatttttttccaaaataaattGAGAGGAAGAGGCAAAAAAATCTTCTTGTAATCAAGAGCTCTGCAGGGAGTAAACTGAGTGGCATAATGATGTCTTCACTTAGCGTCTATTAAATGTTTCGCAGACCTTTTggcgagaaatgaaaaacataCTTTTGGCAGATACATATCTTTTTAGGAAGAAGCAATAGATATGCAGTGTGAGCGACGCATATGAAATTTGCATGCGGCATGTTAACCAATCCATTTTCGAATTTACCAAAATGGTTTGCAAGTTTTGTTCATTATTGTTTCCCCCTCTCAAAACGACGCATGGTGGCTTTGAATAATTGATAGCTCGCAAGACAAGTCTGGTATAAAATGCTCATTTATAAAAAAAAGGCGGGTGAACAGAGTTCATTAGAAAAGCAAAACATTGCGGTTACCAGCTGAGATCTGtagcaataatattttttatcgCAGCTGCTAACCTTAAAGTTAAATCGAAAAGATTTAAAACGAAAAAGAAACttgcaatcatttttttttcttcgttggAGATATTTTGTATCGTAAACAGCCTTCATCTAGATGGAAAGTTTCATCAAAACCGGAAAATGTTTCAATAAAAAGACAACCAAGATTccatacattttatttttaaggTTTTCCTGTCCGGTATGAAAGACAGTTTCAATAATGTTCCTAAAGTAGGCCCCGCTCAGGTACTTATAGCAGCTGGTGAAAGCTGCTGGTAAGCagaatgaaaataaacaataatgaATATTACCCTCGAATCAGTTAAAACTGGCTAAATATTTGAACTATCCTCTGCCGAGTTAACATTTACCAAAAAGATGCTTTCAATGGACTTGAAGGTCACTTTGTTTTGCTAAaggggaatttttttttggtcgagTTCAGTAATCGCTCTTCTGACTGTACTTAACAGCCTGTTGTTAGCCAATCAATAAGGACTGCAATAAACAATGACAATACGCCAAAGCATGCTCAGGGCACGCGCCGATTGGGCAATACAAAATTGACTCTGATTGTATTATTGACAGGTTACCACAAATTCAGGATTTATACACTGCAGAGGATGTCACGTATGGCTCATTTTAAAGATTTCCCCTTACAAGGAAATTGACGCTCATTTTCCAAGAAAAGAGCTTCTTAGCTTAGGCGGTGTCTTTACCCTCGATCAGTAGACGTTTCTTTTTAAGACTGAACAAGATGCCAAAGTCGTTTTTGCTTCGACGCCGTTCGAAACAGGAATGGAACAGTAGACAAGAAAATTGTTCCATGGAAGGTAAACCAGATATTTTCGGTATCATCCCCCAGTTTAGATTGATTATTTTAAATTCTACATGGCAAAAGCCAAGTTTACTCAAattatgaaaagaaaacaaaccatTTTCATCTCTCTAACAAGCAAGCTAAGTTTTCTGATTCGTGGTTGTGCATATTTTAGGAGTATCACAGCTTGGCCATTGGAATCGACTGCCCTCACAGGCAGGATCCTTCAAATTAAACAACTTTCAGGACCAAAGCAACTTTGAAGTAGCAAGGGACGTTTCTGGAGACTCTGGGATACGTAATCAAATGAAATTCATCAATTCAAACCTTAAACACCAGTTGCAGGGCGACATGTTAAAGAATGAAAATCTCGAACGAGGCGAGATGACGGCAAATAGACATGAGATTATTTCCCAAGCAATGGCTGAGGAATTCACCTGTAGCAGCGCGGAGGCAGGCGACAAACTAAGAGGTGGTAAAAACTCCAAAAGATCCCAAAAGTCAAGAGAACCTTCCAAGAAAACGACGTCTGCTTCGAGTAACATTATCAGCAAACCTCCTTACAAATGTGATCAGTGCGGAAAGACCTTCAAGACCAAGTACACCCTGACTATCCATCTGAAAATGCCATCACATACTGGCGCCAAGCCGTTTGTTTGCGCCATATGTGGCAAGGGATTTCGCTTGTCCAGCACGCTCTGCCGACATAAAATTATCCACACCTCCGAAAAGCCCCACAAATGCCACATATGCAACAAGGCCTTCAATCGGTCATCCACCCTGAAGACTCACATACGCACACACAGTGAGTTGAAAGAGTTCGTTTGTGATATCTGCGGTAAAGGTTTTCATCAAAAAGGCAATCTGCGCAATCATGTTCTGATCCATACAGGGGAGAAACCGTATCACTGCAATCTTTGCGAGAAAGCGTTCAATAAGCTTTCGAATCTAAAGTTCCATATGCACATTCATACAGACAATGCTCCATATCGTTGTAGATACTGCAAGACTTGCTTCACTCGGCGATGCGACCTCAAACTCCATATCGTGGAATGCAATAAGCagaattaaagaagaaaaaggaaaaaagatttCAAGCGGTTTGCATTAGGTGACAGTCGATCGACATTAACACGTAAAGCAAATGGATGGTTGGTGTGAAATATTTAAATTGAAGTCGCCAGAAATTTAGACGAATTTTGAGACTGTAATACTCgtacatttaaaaaattaagtAAAACACCCCTCACTCACAGTTAACAAAGTTACCTTTTCTTAAATTACACTGCGCTTGAGAGAGTGGAGTAGAGGAATATTTGTACATTTGTTAAGGACAAAGCTAAATGCCACATTACTGGAAATAACCCGCAGGACACCATTACATCAGTGAGGATTGCCTGGCgagtttcattattttttttctcgagAGGAGATCAAGTATAGTAGATAGGTTTGACATAAAAACTGCACTTGAAAGCTTCTGAAAGCCTTTCTTATAGTAGACATTTGTAGACTTATTGTACTCGTCCGCTTGTGAGGGCTGTGGCTAGTCAACAAAATGAACAGAAAGAATGCGCGAATATTTTATACTTTTCTGGTTTAAGtacaaatttgtttaaaatcaaGTCCTAACTTGCTTTATCTTAAAGCTTTTTGTTAAGTTTAAGGGCAGATCATAAAACGACATGTGAAATTTGTAGCAAAGAATTATGCGCTCTTGAAATAGCAAGCCGAATTATAACTTATTAACAAGTGTCGAACCAGCTTATTACCATAAACGGGATACCGCAAAAATAAACGTTCGAGTGATGAACTCGTTAAAAATCCCAAAGGAAGCAATGCCATTTTATGGAGTTTACTTcattgcaataaaaaaatcgTGAACTCAGAAATTTAGTGACAGAAGAGAggtgaaatttcactttcagAGAAAGAGCGAGCTTCAGTAAAAGTGCTGACCGGTTCTACATTTGCACCAAAACAAAACTAAACCATTCGACATCATATGCTCAAAAAGGCTGAACATTTGATGAATAAAATGGCTAAGGGATCCTACTGTGTATGGTCATCGTTCTGAGTTCTCAAGCGGGCAAATAATCGGCCTTCTCTGTTTAGACGAAAGGAGTTTGTCGTACTCCTGGGTCATAATTCATTACCTTTCACCTTATTCATATAAAAGCGTCTGAATGTGGCATATGAACCTCTAGTTTTGCACTATAACTCAAAACTTATGTCAGCAGTAAGCACGATTAAGTGACATATAAAAAACTGAGGCATCACATTGAAGTTGAACTTCCCCTCAAGTCGATTTCAGGCTTTTGGCCTTCGTGTATTCGGTTGTTGTTTTTTATGCAGAATGTACTCAAAACAACGCAGGTTGTTTCTGCGGAATTGTTAAGGCAATCACAAAAGATTGAATTATCAACAAAAACAGTGTTTCAAACAACTTAGAATTGGCGTTAAGTGGCGAACTCATCAACTCTAATTAACGTGGTATCTCGTAATTGATGAACTGCGGAAAACAGGTGAATCACACCGCTTGCTGATTTTTCCTCTCTCCGAAACAAAGCAAGATGACAAGGAACGGTATTCTAGAAGATTCTGGAAAttgttgctgaaaattaaactaaGTCGTTTATTTGGCAGCGACAATACTATTACTCGagttttgaaataaaaagcGCTTTAGAATTAACAAACATTTTTCGTGCAGCTGCGGTTTATGTATAAATGAGCTATCTTTTTCA
The Montipora capricornis isolate CH-2021 chromosome 10, ASM3666992v2, whole genome shotgun sequence genome window above contains:
- the LOC138021472 gene encoding fez family zinc finger protein erm-like — translated: MPKSFLLRRRSKQEWNSRQENCSMEGVSQLGHWNRLPSQAGSFKLNNFQDQSNFEVARDVSGDSGIRNQMKFINSNLKHQLQGDMLKNENLERGEMTANRHEIISQAMAEEFTCSSAEAGDKLRGGKNSKRSQKSREPSKKTTSASSNIISKPPYKCDQCGKTFKTKYTLTIHLKMPSHTGAKPFVCAICGKGFRLSSTLCRHKIIHTSEKPHKCHICNKAFNRSSTLKTHIRTHSELKEFVCDICGKGFHQKGNLRNHVLIHTGEKPYHCNLCEKAFNKLSNLKFHMHIHTDNAPYRCRYCKTCFTRRCDLKLHIVECNKQN